The following are encoded together in the Campylobacter devanensis genome:
- the pseI gene encoding pseudaminic acid synthase: MNPFVIAEMSANHCGDKDLAFKIIKAAKECGADAIKVQTYTADTITIDCRDEIFMTRDDGLWAGQSLYELYQKAYTPWQWQADLKAYADEIGIEFFSTPFDFSAVDFLESINVSRYKIASFEAMDYPLIRYAAKHKKPMIISTGVSTIDEIYEAIDACKSVGNHDITILKCTSNYPAQIEDMNIATISDMMARFAPLGVKVGLSDHSMSLEVPITAVALGASVIEKHFTLDRALGGEDSGFSLNKDEFSAMAQAVKNAYKALGKVDYSFSEQNRKYARSLFVTKDIKKGEILTPENIRSIRPAQGLHPRYYEQAIGKKATKDLKFAKPLELSDFE; this comes from the coding sequence ATGAATCCATTTGTTATAGCTGAGATGTCGGCTAATCACTGCGGGGATAAAGATTTAGCATTTAAAATTATCAAAGCTGCCAAAGAGTGTGGTGCTGATGCTATTAAAGTTCAAACATATACAGCAGATACTATTACGATTGATTGCCGTGATGAGATATTTATGACTAGAGATGATGGACTTTGGGCTGGACAAAGCCTTTATGAATTATACCAAAAGGCCTACACGCCGTGGCAATGGCAGGCTGATTTAAAAGCTTATGCTGATGAGATTGGGATTGAGTTTTTTAGCACACCGTTTGATTTTAGCGCAGTTGATTTTTTAGAAAGCATCAATGTCAGTCGCTATAAAATAGCCTCTTTTGAAGCGATGGATTATCCACTTATTCGATATGCTGCAAAGCATAAAAAGCCAATGATAATATCTACTGGAGTTAGCACAATTGATGAAATTTACGAGGCAATTGACGCATGCAAAAGTGTTGGTAATCACGATATTACAATCCTAAAATGTACATCTAACTACCCAGCTCAAATAGAAGATATGAATATTGCAACTATCTCTGATATGATGGCTAGATTTGCTCCACTTGGTGTAAAGGTTGGGCTAAGCGATCACTCAATGAGCTTAGAAGTACCAATCACTGCTGTGGCTCTTGGAGCTAGTGTGATTGAAAAGCACTTTACTCTTGATAGAGCCTTAGGTGGAGAAGATAGCGGATTTTCGCTAAACAAAGATGAATTTAGCGCAATGGCTCAAGCGGTTAAAAATGCATATAAAGCCCTTGGTAAGGTTGATTATAGCTTTAGCGAGCAAAATCGTAAATATGCTAGATCGCTTTTTGTAACAAAAGATATTAAAAAAGGAGAAATTTTAACCCCTGAAAATATCCGCTCTATTCGCCCAGCTCAAGGTCTTCACCCACGATATTATGAACAAGCCATTGGCAAAAAAGCTACAAAAGATCTTAAATTTGCTAAGCCTTTAGAACTTAGCGACTTTGAGTAA
- the exbB gene encoding TonB-system energizer ExbB produces the protein MEFLKEYIDYIIFATLGIMAFIACWCVIERVLFLRKVDINSYTSQTELDNALSYNLTTLYIIYSNAPYVGLLGTVIGIMISFYDMSISATIDVKSVVLGLSLALKATALGLLVAIPSLIAYNYLFRAVNLISSRYKK, from the coding sequence ATGGAATTTTTAAAAGAATATATAGATTATATTATATTTGCTACCTTAGGAATTATGGCGTTTATAGCCTGCTGGTGCGTGATAGAAAGAGTGTTGTTCTTACGCAAAGTAGATATAAACAGCTACACTAGCCAAACCGAGCTTGATAACGCTCTAAGCTATAATCTTACAACACTATATATAATCTACTCAAACGCTCCATATGTAGGACTTTTAGGAACTGTTATTGGTATTATGATTAGCTTTTATGATATGAGTATTTCAGCTACTATAGATGTAAAAAGTGTAGTTTTAGGCCTCTCACTTGCGCTTAAGGCCACAGCCCTTGGCCTATTAGTTGCTATACCAAGTCTAATAGCTTATAACTATCTATTTCGTGCTGTAAATCTCATATCAAGCAGATATAAAAAATAG
- the neuB gene encoding N-acetylneuraminate synthase codes for MQKVYIIAEAGVNHNGDLNTAKKLIDEAKKAGADAVKFQTFKAENLASKTALKATYQKQTTDSKQSQYEMLKALELSIKSYTKLIEHTKNIGIEFLSTPFDIDSANLLFELGLSKFKIPSGELTNLPLLRTIAKFKKPIILSTGMATMAEIWDAFNILNTNVALEDITILHANTEYPTPFCDVNLKAMVSIGAEFGVKFGYSDHTLGIAVPIAAVALGASVIEKHFTLDKTQPGPDHKASLEPNELAQMVAGIRAIELALGDGIKSPSPSEIKNINIARKSIVAKFDIKKGEIFTDDNITTKRTTPAGISPMKWDEIIGTPAQKNYKKDEII; via the coding sequence ATGCAAAAAGTCTATATAATAGCAGAAGCTGGAGTAAATCACAATGGAGATTTAAACACAGCTAAAAAATTAATAGATGAAGCTAAAAAGGCCGGTGCTGATGCTGTTAAATTTCAAACCTTTAAAGCTGAAAATTTAGCTAGTAAAACTGCTTTAAAGGCAACCTATCAAAAACAAACTACAGATTCTAAACAAAGCCAATATGAGATGCTAAAGGCCCTTGAGCTAAGTATTAAATCCTATACTAAACTAATAGAGCATACCAAAAATATTGGAATTGAGTTTTTATCTACTCCATTTGATATTGATTCAGCAAATTTACTTTTTGAGCTTGGTCTGAGCAAATTTAAAATCCCAAGTGGCGAACTAACAAATCTACCGCTACTTCGTACTATTGCTAAATTTAAAAAACCAATAATTTTATCAACTGGAATGGCTACAATGGCTGAGATTTGGGATGCTTTTAATATTCTTAATACCAATGTAGCACTAGAAGATATCACGATTTTGCATGCAAATACTGAATATCCTACACCTTTTTGCGATGTTAATTTAAAAGCAATGGTTAGTATTGGGGCTGAATTTGGAGTTAAATTTGGATATAGTGATCACACATTAGGAATTGCTGTGCCAATTGCAGCGGTTGCACTTGGGGCAAGTGTGATTGAAAAGCACTTTACCCTAGATAAGACCCAGCCAGGCCCAGATCACAAGGCTAGTTTAGAACCAAACGAATTAGCTCAAATGGTAGCTGGAATTCGAGCAATTGAGCTAGCCCTAGGCGATGGAATCAAAAGCCCAAGCCCAAGCGAGATAAAAAATATAAACATTGCTAGAAAGTCTATTGTAGCTAAATTTGATATTAAAAAAGGTGAAATTTTTACCGATGATAATATCACGACAAAACGTACCACGCCAGCAGGAATTAGCCCAATGAAATGGGATGAAATAATAGGAACTCCAGCACAAAAAAATTATAAAAAAGATGAGATAATATGA
- a CDS encoding TonB family protein: MMRAIYSSKTQSFCLTSMLFIPFIWFGLNALKPIVPAITTQSISLNQIVQIPKPAPVQTPKFETPKQVQKIEPIKTPKPTPVKPKPTPTPKPMPIESKPAKKIEQITQATQTTPVAQTKPVEQIQTYNITSATPDPFLAAIKSAINDNHIYPRTAKRLRQQGNVLVEFIWTKDMELKGLKILKSSQHKALNEAALATITAAAKSFPKHDKTVQIQIPLVYKIN, encoded by the coding sequence ATGATGCGAGCAATTTACTCAAGCAAAACCCAATCATTTTGCTTAACTAGTATGCTATTTATTCCATTTATTTGGTTTGGTCTAAATGCATTAAAACCAATCGTTCCAGCTATCACTACACAAAGCATTAGCCTAAATCAGATAGTCCAAATTCCAAAACCAGCTCCAGTGCAAACACCTAAATTTGAGACACCAAAACAAGTTCAAAAAATCGAACCAATCAAAACCCCAAAACCAACTCCAGTCAAACCAAAGCCAACTCCAACTCCAAAACCAATGCCTATAGAATCTAAACCGGCTAAAAAAATAGAACAAATTACACAAGCAACACAAACCACTCCAGTAGCACAAACTAAGCCAGTAGAACAAATACAAACATATAATATAACTAGCGCTACACCAGATCCATTTTTAGCAGCGATAAAATCAGCTATAAATGATAATCACATATACCCACGCACCGCTAAAAGACTAAGACAACAAGGCAATGTATTAGTTGAGTTTATATGGACAAAAGATATGGAGTTAAAAGGGTTAAAAATTCTAAAATCTTCCCAGCACAAAGCTCTAAATGAAGCTGCACTAGCTACAATAACAGCAGCGGCTAAAAGTTTTCCAAAACACGATAAGACCGTTCAAATTCAAATCCCGTTAGTTTATAAAATAAACTAA
- the exbD gene encoding TonB system transport protein ExbD, translated as MIKLPKNEGLNIIPFIDIMLVVLAMVLSISTFIASGQIKVDLPNASSAQPLEFKEKLTIIIDQNDNFYLNDTIIDINDLEVKIAATPKQTVVELKSDKGAKFDSFVKIIDILKVNNHQNFSIITEKTR; from the coding sequence TTGATAAAATTACCTAAAAACGAAGGGTTAAATATAATCCCATTTATAGATATTATGCTTGTTGTTTTGGCTATGGTGCTTAGCATTTCTACATTTATTGCTAGTGGACAAATCAAAGTAGATCTTCCAAATGCTAGCTCAGCTCAACCGCTAGAATTCAAAGAAAAGCTAACCATCATAATCGACCAAAATGATAACTTTTATCTCAACGATACTATCATAGATATTAACGACCTTGAGGTTAAAATTGCTGCTACGCCAAAACAAACAGTAGTTGAATTAAAAAGCGACAAAGGTGCTAAATTTGATAGCTTTGTCAAAATTATTGATATTTTAAAGGTCAATAATCACCAAAATTTCTCAATCATTACGGAGAAAACACGATGA